Proteins encoded in a region of the Scyliorhinus canicula chromosome 2, sScyCan1.1, whole genome shotgun sequence genome:
- the klhl23 gene encoding kelch-like protein 23 isoform X1 — protein sequence MAVKECEQYTYEFKDTNHSVEFLEAFKEFYWNELFTDITLECSSGQLFHCHKVALAACSTYFKAMFTADMREKATRIIKIPNIDDNILDALIRYVYTSEVFITEKNVQSLLETADLLQFISVKKACENFLIRHLNIDNCLGMHSFGEFHVCKDLEKESRRMILSRFEDVSRQDEFSDISKDKLLFILSRDNLNVWKQGILLEAITRWIAYDVKNRINCLEELLKYVQVDLDELYLRTALELNGRRLLSSDVKMHSLKYHVLKPNESDNMKSQLCKKSTYAMYIVGGYYWHPLSEVHIWNPLTDLWTQGSRMPDHKRESYSVAVLGPNIYVTGGYSSDSLEALDTVWIYNSEMDNWTEGSSMLNARYYHCSVVMHGCIYVMGGYRGGAPARDAEFYDPLKKAWISIVSMLKEISWIGVGNATACALQDVVYVTGGHHGYRGSSTYDKIQSYRLDLNEWTVVTITPHPEYGLCSVTLYNKIYLVGGQTTITDCYDIEKNEWKQIAQMNERRMECAALVMNGCIYVTGGYSYSKGIYLQSVEKYDPEQDSWEIIGNLPGVMRSHGCVSVYNV from the exons ATGGCTGTGAAAGAATGTGAACAATATACTTATGAATTTAAGGATACAAATCATTCTGTTGAATTTCTTGAAGCTTTTAAAGAATTCTATTGGAATGAATTATTCACTGACATTACTTTGGAATGTTCCTCAGGACAACTATTTCACTGTCACAAAGTTGCTTTGGCAGCTTGCAGCACTTATTTCAAAGCAATGTTCACAGCAGATATGCGAGAAAAAGCCACAAGGATTATTAAAATTCCTAATATTGATGACAACATCTTGGATGCTCTTATAAGATACGTATACACATCAGAGGTGTTCATAACAGAAAAAAATGTCCAAAGCCTGTTGGAGACTGCAGATCTCCTACAATTTATATCGGTTAAAAAGGCATGTGAAAACTTTTTGATCAGGCATCTAAATATTGACAACTGTCTAGGAATGCATTCTTTTGGAGAATTCCATGTTTGTAAAGACTTAGAGAAAGAGTCTCGAAGAATGATCCTCTCTAGGTTTGAAGATGTTTCAAGGCAAGATGAATTTTCAGACATCAGCAAGGACAAACTCCTCTTTATTCTGTCCAGGGACAACCTTAATGTGTGGAAACAGGGAATACTTCTGGAAGCCATTACTAGGTGGATTGCATACGATGTGAAAAATAGAATTAACTGTTTGGAGGAATTATTAAAATACGTTCAAGTTGATTTGGATGAATTGTACCTCAGAACAGCACTTGAGTTGAATGGGCGGCGCCTTCTCTCAAGTGATGTTAAGATGCATTCTTTGAAATACCATGTTCTAAAACCAAATGAAAGTGATAACATGAAGTCACAGCTCTGCAAAAAGTCAACGTATGCTATGTATATAGTTGGTGGCTATTACTGGCATCCACTTTCAGAGGTCCACATTTGGAATCCATTGACCGATTTATGGACACAGGGTTCACGAATGCCTGATCACAAAAGAGAAAGTTACAGTGTTGCTGTTTTGGGACCAAACATTTATGTAACAGGTGGTTACAGTTCAGATAGCCTGGAGGCCCTGGACACAGTGTGGATTTATAATTCTGAAATGGATAACTGGACAGAAGGGAGCTCAATGTTGAATGCTCGTTACTATCACTGCTCAGTGGTGATGCATGGATGCATCTATGTGATGGGCGGTTACAGAGGCGGAGCTCCAGCACGAGATGCTGAGTTTTATGATCCTTTGAAAAAGGCCTGGATTTCGATTGTAAGCATGCTAAAGG AAATCTCATGGATAGGGGTTGGAAATGCAACAGCTTGTGCCCTCCAGGATGTCGTCTATGTAACTGGAGGTCACCATGGTTACCGAGGAAGCTCTACCTATGATAAAATTCAAAGCTACAGATTGGACCTTAATGAATGGACGGTGGTAACCATTACTCCGCACCCAG AGTACGGGTTGTGCTCCGTGACTTTATATAACAAGATCTACCTTGTTGGTGGCCAAACAACTATTACCGATTGTTATGACATAGAAAAAAACGAATGGAAACAGATAGCACAAATGAATGAAAGACGGATGGAATGTGCTGCACTGGTGATGAATGGATGCATTTACGTTACAGGTGGATATTCTTATTCAAAGGGAATTTACCTTCAGAGTGTTGAGAAATATGACCCTGAACAAGATTCTTGGGAAATAATAGGGAATCTGCCTGGTGTGATGCGTTCACATGGCTGTGTAAGTGTATATAATGTATAA
- the klhl23 gene encoding kelch-like protein 23 isoform X2, whose protein sequence is MAVKECEQYTYEFKDTNHSVEFLEAFKEFYWNELFTDITLECSSGQLFHCHKVALAACSTYFKAMFTADMREKATRIIKIPNIDDNILDALIRYVYTSEVFITEKNVQSLLETADLLQFISVKKACENFLIRHLNIDNCLGMHSFGEFHVCKDLEKESRRMILSRFEDVSRQDEFSDISKDKLLFILSRDNLNVWKQGILLEAITRWIAYDVKNRINCLEELLKYVQVDLDELYLRTALELNGRRLLSSDVKMHSLKYHVLKPNESDNMKSQLCKKSTYAMYIVGGYYWHPLSEVHIWNPLTDLWTQGSRMPDHKRESYSVAVLGPNIYVTGGYSSDSLEALDTVWIYNSEMDNWTEGSSMLNARYYHCSVVMHGCIYVMGGYRGGAPARDAEFYDPLKKAWISIVSMLKGVGNATACALQDVVYVTGGHHGYRGSSTYDKIQSYRLDLNEWTVVTITPHPEYGLCSVTLYNKIYLVGGQTTITDCYDIEKNEWKQIAQMNERRMECAALVMNGCIYVTGGYSYSKGIYLQSVEKYDPEQDSWEIIGNLPGVMRSHGCVSVYNV, encoded by the exons ATGGCTGTGAAAGAATGTGAACAATATACTTATGAATTTAAGGATACAAATCATTCTGTTGAATTTCTTGAAGCTTTTAAAGAATTCTATTGGAATGAATTATTCACTGACATTACTTTGGAATGTTCCTCAGGACAACTATTTCACTGTCACAAAGTTGCTTTGGCAGCTTGCAGCACTTATTTCAAAGCAATGTTCACAGCAGATATGCGAGAAAAAGCCACAAGGATTATTAAAATTCCTAATATTGATGACAACATCTTGGATGCTCTTATAAGATACGTATACACATCAGAGGTGTTCATAACAGAAAAAAATGTCCAAAGCCTGTTGGAGACTGCAGATCTCCTACAATTTATATCGGTTAAAAAGGCATGTGAAAACTTTTTGATCAGGCATCTAAATATTGACAACTGTCTAGGAATGCATTCTTTTGGAGAATTCCATGTTTGTAAAGACTTAGAGAAAGAGTCTCGAAGAATGATCCTCTCTAGGTTTGAAGATGTTTCAAGGCAAGATGAATTTTCAGACATCAGCAAGGACAAACTCCTCTTTATTCTGTCCAGGGACAACCTTAATGTGTGGAAACAGGGAATACTTCTGGAAGCCATTACTAGGTGGATTGCATACGATGTGAAAAATAGAATTAACTGTTTGGAGGAATTATTAAAATACGTTCAAGTTGATTTGGATGAATTGTACCTCAGAACAGCACTTGAGTTGAATGGGCGGCGCCTTCTCTCAAGTGATGTTAAGATGCATTCTTTGAAATACCATGTTCTAAAACCAAATGAAAGTGATAACATGAAGTCACAGCTCTGCAAAAAGTCAACGTATGCTATGTATATAGTTGGTGGCTATTACTGGCATCCACTTTCAGAGGTCCACATTTGGAATCCATTGACCGATTTATGGACACAGGGTTCACGAATGCCTGATCACAAAAGAGAAAGTTACAGTGTTGCTGTTTTGGGACCAAACATTTATGTAACAGGTGGTTACAGTTCAGATAGCCTGGAGGCCCTGGACACAGTGTGGATTTATAATTCTGAAATGGATAACTGGACAGAAGGGAGCTCAATGTTGAATGCTCGTTACTATCACTGCTCAGTGGTGATGCATGGATGCATCTATGTGATGGGCGGTTACAGAGGCGGAGCTCCAGCACGAGATGCTGAGTTTTATGATCCTTTGAAAAAGGCCTGGATTTCGATTGTAAGCATGCTAAAGG GGGTTGGAAATGCAACAGCTTGTGCCCTCCAGGATGTCGTCTATGTAACTGGAGGTCACCATGGTTACCGAGGAAGCTCTACCTATGATAAAATTCAAAGCTACAGATTGGACCTTAATGAATGGACGGTGGTAACCATTACTCCGCACCCAG AGTACGGGTTGTGCTCCGTGACTTTATATAACAAGATCTACCTTGTTGGTGGCCAAACAACTATTACCGATTGTTATGACATAGAAAAAAACGAATGGAAACAGATAGCACAAATGAATGAAAGACGGATGGAATGTGCTGCACTGGTGATGAATGGATGCATTTACGTTACAGGTGGATATTCTTATTCAAAGGGAATTTACCTTCAGAGTGTTGAGAAATATGACCCTGAACAAGATTCTTGGGAAATAATAGGGAATCTGCCTGGTGTGATGCGTTCACATGGCTGTGTAAGTGTATATAATGTATAA
- the klhl23 gene encoding kelch-like protein 23 isoform X3 — protein MAVKECEQYTYEFKDTNHSVEFLEAFKEFYWNELFTDITLECSSGQLFHCHKVALAACSTYFKAMFTADMREKATRIIKIPNIDDNILDALIRYVYTSEVFITEKNVQSLLETADLLQFISVKKACENFLIRHLNIDNCLGMHSFGEFHVCKDLEKESRRMILSRFEDVSRQDEFSDISKDKLLFILSRDNLNVWKQGILLEAITRWIAYDVKNRINCLEELLKYVQVDLDELYLRTALELNGRRLLSSDVKMHSLKYHVLKPNESDNMKSQLCKKSTYAMYIVGGYYWHPLSEVHIWNPLTDLWTQGSRMPDHKRESYSVAVLGPNIYVTGGYSSDSLEALDTVWIYNSEMDNWTEGSSMLNARYYHCSVVMHGCIYVMGGYRGGAPARDAEFYDPLKKAWISIVSMLKEISWIGVGNATACALQDVVYVTGGHHGYRGSSTYDKIQSYRLDLNEWTVVTITPHPGGYSYSKGIYLQSVEKYDPEQDSWEIIGNLPGVMRSHGCVSVYNV, from the exons ATGGCTGTGAAAGAATGTGAACAATATACTTATGAATTTAAGGATACAAATCATTCTGTTGAATTTCTTGAAGCTTTTAAAGAATTCTATTGGAATGAATTATTCACTGACATTACTTTGGAATGTTCCTCAGGACAACTATTTCACTGTCACAAAGTTGCTTTGGCAGCTTGCAGCACTTATTTCAAAGCAATGTTCACAGCAGATATGCGAGAAAAAGCCACAAGGATTATTAAAATTCCTAATATTGATGACAACATCTTGGATGCTCTTATAAGATACGTATACACATCAGAGGTGTTCATAACAGAAAAAAATGTCCAAAGCCTGTTGGAGACTGCAGATCTCCTACAATTTATATCGGTTAAAAAGGCATGTGAAAACTTTTTGATCAGGCATCTAAATATTGACAACTGTCTAGGAATGCATTCTTTTGGAGAATTCCATGTTTGTAAAGACTTAGAGAAAGAGTCTCGAAGAATGATCCTCTCTAGGTTTGAAGATGTTTCAAGGCAAGATGAATTTTCAGACATCAGCAAGGACAAACTCCTCTTTATTCTGTCCAGGGACAACCTTAATGTGTGGAAACAGGGAATACTTCTGGAAGCCATTACTAGGTGGATTGCATACGATGTGAAAAATAGAATTAACTGTTTGGAGGAATTATTAAAATACGTTCAAGTTGATTTGGATGAATTGTACCTCAGAACAGCACTTGAGTTGAATGGGCGGCGCCTTCTCTCAAGTGATGTTAAGATGCATTCTTTGAAATACCATGTTCTAAAACCAAATGAAAGTGATAACATGAAGTCACAGCTCTGCAAAAAGTCAACGTATGCTATGTATATAGTTGGTGGCTATTACTGGCATCCACTTTCAGAGGTCCACATTTGGAATCCATTGACCGATTTATGGACACAGGGTTCACGAATGCCTGATCACAAAAGAGAAAGTTACAGTGTTGCTGTTTTGGGACCAAACATTTATGTAACAGGTGGTTACAGTTCAGATAGCCTGGAGGCCCTGGACACAGTGTGGATTTATAATTCTGAAATGGATAACTGGACAGAAGGGAGCTCAATGTTGAATGCTCGTTACTATCACTGCTCAGTGGTGATGCATGGATGCATCTATGTGATGGGCGGTTACAGAGGCGGAGCTCCAGCACGAGATGCTGAGTTTTATGATCCTTTGAAAAAGGCCTGGATTTCGATTGTAAGCATGCTAAAGG AAATCTCATGGATAGGGGTTGGAAATGCAACAGCTTGTGCCCTCCAGGATGTCGTCTATGTAACTGGAGGTCACCATGGTTACCGAGGAAGCTCTACCTATGATAAAATTCAAAGCTACAGATTGGACCTTAATGAATGGACGGTGGTAACCATTACTCCGCACCCAG GTGGATATTCTTATTCAAAGGGAATTTACCTTCAGAGTGTTGAGAAATATGACCCTGAACAAGATTCTTGGGAAATAATAGGGAATCTGCCTGGTGTGATGCGTTCACATGGCTGTGTAAGTGTATATAATGTATAA